The Oculatellaceae cyanobacterium genome contains the following window.
CAACTAACTCGGCTGGCTCAACTGGTTTGGCTATATGCTTCTGAAAGCCAAATGCGATCGCCTTTTGAGAATCTTCACTCCTAGCGTAAGCTGTCAGCGCAGCAGCAGGAATTTTACCACCTTTTTCTGGATCTAATTCTCTGATTTTACGGATAAGTGTGTAGCCATCTTCATTGGGCATACCAATGTCACTTACCAAAACATCCGGCATTAATTGTTGCACTGCTTCTAATGCTTCTGTAGCTGAACCAACTGCTGTGACTTTAGCACCATAATTTTCTAAGGCTATGGTGAGTAGAAAACGGGTATCTTCCTCGTCATCCACAATTAACACTCTTATGCCATTAAGAGTCGGTAGATTATCCATGATTACTTTATTTCCATTAGCCTCAAGGATCAACTCAGAATTATTTGCCTGTGGCTGAACCTGCATCAGTGGTAGTTTAACTGTAAATGTTGATCCAAATCCTTCTCCAGCACTGTCAACATTAACAGTTCCCCCGTGTAATTCTACCAAGTGACGCACAATTGCTAAACCTAAACCAAGTCCACTTTGCGATCGCGTAGTTGCACCATCAGCTTGACGAAATCGCTCAAATACATAAGGTAAAAATTCCGCACTAATTCCTTTGCCTGTATCACTCACAGTAATTTGAGCATAAGAATTTACTATGGGTGATTTTTTCTGTGAACCAGGATAACTGCCATTATTAATATTTTCCTGAGTGGCATTTGCGCTGCACTCTAAACTAATTTTGACTTGTCCGCCTTCAGGTGTGAATTTAATTGCATTGGATAGTAAATTCCAAAAAATCTGTTGCAAGCGGTTAGCATCACCTGAAATTAACTTAGTTGAAGAATCAAGAAACTTTTCTACTTTAATGTTTTTAGCTTCTGCTGCTAATTGCACAGTTTCAATAGCTGCCTCAATTGGTTGTCTGAGGTTAACTGCACAAACTTGCAAAGACAGCTTACCTCGCATCATTCGAGAGACATCTAACAGATCTTCGATTAATTCTGCTTGTAATTTAGCATTACGCTCAATTGCTTCAAGTGCTTTTGTAGTAGTAATTGGGTTAAGCTTGCGACTCAGCAGCATTCGTGACCAACCGAGAATTGGATTGAGGGGCGATCGCAATTCATGGGAAACTACCGCTAAAAACTCATCTTTCATCCGGTTAGCTGACTCGGCTTGCTGACGTGCGGCTTGTTCACGCACTAACAATTCGTTGCGTTCTTCCTCTGCACGCGATCGTTCTAGTTCCGTCGCTGCACGAGTCGCAAAAATTGTCAATAAAGATTCTGCTAACTGAACATTTTCTAAAGGTTTTGTATCCAGCACTCCCAGTATACCCAGCACTGCACCTGTCGAGTCTAATAAAGGAGTGCCAAGATAACTTTCAACTCCCATCTCTACTAAAAAATGATCCAAAGGAAAAGTTGCCTGAATATTCGATGGGTAACAGCAAGTCTTCCGTTGGTTTATTACAGTATGACAGGGGGTATTAATTACTGTGTATTCGATATTTGCAACAATTTGACTTTGGGCAGATACAGCAATAGTTTTAATTGTATCCGAATCAATTAGTTCCCCAATAAAAGCAAAATTCACATCCAATGCTTTAGTTAGATGTTGCGCCAGTGACGAGAAAAACTCCTGTCCAATTGCTGCTGAAACTCCCTGTGTAACTTCAATTAAAGCAGCATCCATCTGAGCAATTTTCTGAGCAGCTAATCTTAGCTCTAACTCATCAACCACAATCGCTGCTAAATCTTTGAGCGTGGCTTGCGAAGATGCAGTTAATCTTGGGCGTGGTTTGTTGTCAAGCAGACACAAAGTACCAAGATTAAACCCATCCTGAGTAACAAGAGGTGCGCCAGCATAAAAGCGCAGCCCTGGTTCGCTAGTAGCGAAGGGCATACAAGCAAAGCGAGGATCGGATCTTGTATCGGGAACGATTAAAATATCGTCAGATAACAGAGCGAAGCTACATATAGTTGATTCCCGACTGATTTCACGAGCATCAAAGCCGTAGCAAGATTTAAACCAAGCCCGATATTCATCAACCAGCGATACTATGACAATTGGTACTTCAAACAACCGCGCAGCTAAAGTCGTAATCCGATCAAAGCTGTCTTCAGGCGGTGTATCGAGGATATTGTAGCGCCGTAGTGCCTCTAGGCGTTGCGCTTCATTAACTGGCAGGGGAGCAGCATTTAAAATATCTTTGGTAGATACTTCTAAGTTAGGCGCTGAGGCAGCAACAATCGGATTTTGCATTCCTTAAATGGGTAGTATAGATATTCTTTTTATGAAGCAAAGCTTGAAAGCGACTGATTTTTATTGCTACAGCCGTAGATTGTCAGCTAGTTCTATTCAAGTAAGACTATTGTGTAATTATCTGACAGGCAGAGGATGCGATCGCATCTAGTCAAAGGAGTATTTTTACAGCTACCATACCTGACGCATTTTAAGGGTAAAATCAGCTATTACCCCGAACTTTGCCTTCTGACTCCTGAATTCTTGTTAAAAACTAAAACGCAAATGAATCCTGGGGTTGAGCATCTTCTCTACTGGTT
Protein-coding sequences here:
- a CDS encoding ATP-binding protein; protein product: MQNPIVAASAPNLEVSTKDILNAAPLPVNEAQRLEALRRYNILDTPPEDSFDRITTLAARLFEVPIVIVSLVDEYRAWFKSCYGFDAREISRESTICSFALLSDDILIVPDTRSDPRFACMPFATSEPGLRFYAGAPLVTQDGFNLGTLCLLDNKPRPRLTASSQATLKDLAAIVVDELELRLAAQKIAQMDAALIEVTQGVSAAIGQEFFSSLAQHLTKALDVNFAFIGELIDSDTIKTIAVSAQSQIVANIEYTVINTPCHTVINQRKTCCYPSNIQATFPLDHFLVEMGVESYLGTPLLDSTGAVLGILGVLDTKPLENVQLAESLLTIFATRAATELERSRAEEERNELLVREQAARQQAESANRMKDEFLAVVSHELRSPLNPILGWSRMLLSRKLNPITTTKALEAIERNAKLQAELIEDLLDVSRMMRGKLSLQVCAVNLRQPIEAAIETVQLAAEAKNIKVEKFLDSSTKLISGDANRLQQIFWNLLSNAIKFTPEGGQVKISLECSANATQENINNGSYPGSQKKSPIVNSYAQITVSDTGKGISAEFLPYVFERFRQADGATTRSQSGLGLGLAIVRHLVELHGGTVNVDSAGEGFGSTFTVKLPLMQVQPQANNSELILEANGNKVIMDNLPTLNGIRVLIVDDEEDTRFLLTIALENYGAKVTAVGSATEALEAVQQLMPDVLVSDIGMPNEDGYTLIRKIRELDPEKGGKIPAAALTAYARSEDSQKAIAFGFQKHIAKPVEPAELVAVIASLANAN